Part of the Bryobacteraceae bacterium genome is shown below.
AATGCCACGGACACATCCACATCGGGAAGCTCCTGAACGGCTTGGCGCCAGGCAAATACTACGACGTCACGCGCGTCGAGCAGATCCAAGTGCCCGCCGACGGAACCGGCCTCTGGATCCACCCGGTGGGCAACAAGATCCGCGTTCACTACGGCGAGGGGATCACTGAAACGGCGCTCCTGCGATAATAGGAAGACACATCTCAATGAGCCTGGTCGATATTTCCCTCCCGCCAGCGGCCGACACTGCTGTTATTCTCTTGAGTCCGCAAGACAACATCGCCGTGGCGCGCGTGCCGCTCCCGGCAGGCCAACACGTCTCTGTGGACGGTGTGGAGGTGACGCTTTCCTCCGCCGTTCCGATGGGCCACAAGGTGGCGCTGCGAAGGATCGAACCCGGCGGCAGCGTCGTGCGCTATGGCCAGGTGATGGGCCGCGCGAGCAAGGCGATCGAGCCGGGCGACTGGGTTCACACGCACAACGTCGCATACGAGGAACTCACGTTCGAATACGAGTTCCCCACCGGCGACTTGCCGTTGCCCCGAACGCCGCCGGACGCGCCCACCTTCATGGGCTACCTTCGCGCCGACGGCCGCGTCGGCACGCGCAACTACATCGCCATCGTCGCCGCGTCGAACTGCGCCGCGCACACCTCCGAGTTGATCGCGGCCAGCTACCGGGACTTGACGCTTCCCGACGGCGTCGACGGCATCGTCGCCTTTCCGCACGGCGACGGGTGCGGCATGTCGATCGGTCCCGACAGCGTCCAGTTGCAGCGCACGCTCAGCGGCGTGCTCGACCATCCGAACATCTCCGCGGCCATCATCCTTGGCCTGGGATGCGAGGTCAACCAGATTGACCACTACCTCGGGCCCGGGGCGCCCCACGCGGACCGCCTCCATGGCATGACCTTGCAATCCACCGGCGGCACCAGCGCCACCGTAGACGAAGGCCGCCGTGTTATCCAGCGCATGATCGACCAGGCGGCGGCTGAAAAGCGCACACCGGCCCCGGCCTCGAAGATCGTGCTCGGCCTGAACTGCGGCGGCTCCGATTCCTTCTCCGGCATCACCGCCAACCCCGCGCTCGGCTGGTGTTCGGACCGCCTTGCCGAAATCGGAGGCACGCCCGTTCTGGCCGAAACCACCGAGATCTTCGGCGCCGAGCACCTGCTGGTGAAACGCGCCCGGAACCGGGCCGTCGCCGAGCGGCTCCTGTCGTTCGTCAGCGGCTACAAGCAGTACCTGAACCGCTTCGGCGGCAGTTTCAACGACAACCCGTCGCCGGGCAACAAAGAAGGCGGGCTGACGAACATTCTGGAGAAATCGCTGGGGGCGGTGGCCAAGGCGGGACGGTCCACCATGACCGGCGCCGTCGACTACGCCGAGCGCATCGCAAGCCCCGGATTCGTCTTCATGAACACGCCCGGCTACGACCCCGCTTCGCTCAGTGGGCTCGCTGCCGGCGGCTGCAACCTGATCGTGTTCACCACCGGGCGCGGCTCGGCGATCGGGTTCCCCAGCGTTCCGGTGATCAAGGTCGCGTCGAACTCGCAAACCTATCGCCGCATGCAGGACAACATGGATATCAACGCGGGACGCATCGCCGACGGCGAGGCCAGCGTCCGGCAGGTCGGCGACGAGATCTTCGATCTGATGCTGCGCGTCGCCTCGGGCGAGCGCACTTGCGCCGAGCGGCTCGGCCACCAGGAGTTCGTACCGTGGAAGATCGGCCCGGTAATGTAGGAGTATCCATGCGCCTCGGAATTGCATCCGCTCTCATCGCCGCCGTGGCCTGCGCGCAGCATGCCCAACCGGCGCCCAAGAAGTCCGCGCTCGATAAAGCGACGCTCGAAGCCTACGTTCGCCACCTGGTGCTGTACCCGCCGCAGGTGAAAGTGACGGCGAGCGAACCGAAGCCCTCGGACGTGCCCGGCTTTTTTGAAGTGACGGTGAAGGCCGAAGCCGGCGCGGCCAGCGAGGAGCGCTCCTTTCTGGTTTCGAAGGATGGCCAGAAGATTCTCCAGGCGTCTGTGTACGATGTCAACCAGAACCCGTTCCAACGGGAGCTCTCGCTCCTCAAGACCGAAAACGAGCCCTCCATCGGCACGCCCGGCGCGCCCGTCGTGATCGCGCTCTTCAGCGATTTCCAGTGCTCCTACTGCAAACAGGAAGCCGAGGCGCTCCGGAAGAACCTGCTCAAGGAGTTCCCGACGCAGGTGCGGGTTTACTTCAAGCATTTCCCGTTGACGCAGATCCATCCATGGTCGGAGATAGCGGCGCATACGGGCTACTGCGTCGCCGAGCAAAAGGCCGCGGCTTTCTGGGAATACCACGACTGGGCGTTTGAGAAGCAGGGCGAAATCACGCTGGAAAACTTCGCCGCCAGGTTCGGCGAGTTCGCCAATGCCAAAGGGCTCGACGCGGCGAAGGCGCTCGAATGCGCATCGGGGCCCGCGGCGCGCCGAAAAGTGGCGCTTTCGCTTGCCGAGGGCAAGGAGCTAGGTGTAAACTCCACGCCCACCATGTTCGTGAACGGCCGCAAGATTGGCGGCTACGTTCCCTGGGAAAATCTCAAGCAAATCGTGCAGTTCGAAGCCGACTACCAGGCGAGCGAGCAGAACGCCGGCGAGTCCTGCTGCGCGCTGCCGAGCCCAAGCCTGCTAACCCAGCCGGCCGCGGGCTCGTCCAGTAAACCAGCGAAGTAACGCAAACATGAGATCCAATCGTTTCCTGCTGTTCGCGGCCGTTATCGCGGCCACCGCCGCCGAAGTCCGCGCGCCGCACCTTGCCCCCGAGGCTTATCGGGAGCATGTCAAGGTGCTCGCTTCTCCCGAGATGCGGGGCCGCGGATCAGGAATGCCGGAGCTCGAGAAGGCAGCCTCCTACATCGCCCGGCAATTCGAACAGTCGGGGCTTCGCGTGGCGGCCGAAGAGCCCAAGAAGTACATGCAGGCTTTCGAGGTCACCACGAATCCGCGGCTCGGAAAGTCGAACGAGTTGAGCTGGCAGGTCGCTGGCAAGCACGGAAAGGCGAACGGCCTCAAGGATTTCACGCCGTTCAATTTTTCGAACAGCGGCAAGTTCGAAGGTGCAGTGGTGTTCGCCGGCTACGGCATCACCGCGCACGAGTACGGTTACGACGACTATGCCGGTATCGACGTGAAGGACAAGTTCGTGCTGGTCCTCCGCCACGAGCCGGGCGAGTTCGACGATAAGTCCGTCTTCGCGGGCAAGATATACACAGAGCACGCGCAGTTCTCGTCGAAGGCGACGAACGCGAAGATGCACGGCGCGCGCGGCGTATTGCTGGTGAACGACATCGCGAACCACGCCGCCGACGGCGATGAACTGGAGCCGTTTTCGAAGACTGTCGGGCCCGGCCAGGCGGGGATACCGTTCGTGCAGATCAAGGCGTCGATCGCCGATGAACTGCTGGCCCCGTCCGGCAAGGACCTGCGCACCCTCGACACGGCGATCGACGAAGCCGGGAGGCCGGAGAGCTTCGCGCTCCCCGATACGGTCCGGGTGGCCCTGCGCGTGGATATGAAACGGGAAACAAAGACCGTGCACAACGTTTCGGCGTATCTGCCCGGCGAGACGGACGAATACGTGGTGGTGGGTGCGCACTACGATCATCTCGGCCTCGGCGAGCAGTTCTCCATGGCGCCCTCGGAAGCGGGAAAGATACACCCCGGCGCCGACGACAACGCTTCCGGCACGGCCGGCGTGATCGAACTGGCCAAATACTTCGCCGCGAAAGGACGCCAGAAGCGTGGCATCCTCTTCCTGGCTTTCGCCGGTGAAGAGTTGGGGCTCCTCGGCTCGGCCCATTGGGTGAACCATCCCGAATTGCCGATCGACAAAGCGGTGGCGATGATCAACATGGATATGATCGGCCGTATCCGCGACGGCAAGGTGTATGTCGGCGGCCTGGGCACGGGGTCCAACTTCGAGGCGTTGATGAATGACGCCGCGAAGACCACGACGTTGAAGCTCGAGTTTTCCGATCGGACCGGGTACGGGTCTTCCGACCACACTTCGTTCACCACCAAGCAGGTGCCGGTGCTGTTCTTCTTCTCCGGGCTGCACGCCGATTATCACAAACCCTCCGACACCTGGGACAAGATCGAAGCCGGACCGGCCGTGAACCTGCTCGAGACGGTGGCCGGAGTGGTGACGCGGTTGGCCAACGACCCAGGCCGGCCGGAATTCGTGAAGGTAGCTGAGCCGGCGCGGCCGGTGAGCGCGAGCGATCCGCACTCGGGCAGCGCTCCGGGGCGTGGGTACGGTCCCTACTTCGGGTCCATCCCGGATATGGCCGAACGCACCGACGGGGTCCTGTTCGCCGATGTCCGCGAAGGTTCGCCGGCCGCCAAGGCGGGCCTGAAGGCCGGCGACCGGATGGTGGAGTTCGACGCGAAACCCATTCAGAATCTGTATGATTTCACGTATGCGTTGCGGGGTAAGAAGCCCGGCGACGCGGTGAAGGTAAAGGCGATCCGGGACGGCAAGCCCATGGAAGTAGACGTCGTACTGGAACAGCGGCGCTAATGCGCGGTCCGAGATCAACCGATAAGCTGGGGGAGTAATGGCAATTCAGCAGACCAACGGAGCGGCGACAGGGAAGATGTGGACTCTGCCGCCGTTGATTCTCCACCCGTTTTCCGACGCCGCGGGCCCGGGCCGTCTCGTCGAGAGTTCCCGCGCCAGCCTGATGCTGCAGGGGCTTCTCCCGAGCGGCGAACTGACGCAGGACGAACTCGAACGGCGCCTTCTGGACGGCCGTTATTGCGAACTGCGCATGCTGTTCTACGTGGGCCGCGACCTGATCCGCTGGATCGAGCAGTGCATGGAATACGTCGACATGAGCACGGAGTTGAAGGGCATGGGCTACAAGTTCCAGACCTTCGCCGCGTTCCTGGTTGAGAATCCGCCGTCGCGCGTGGTGGCCAAGTTGAAGCAGTGGGGCGTAGCTGATTACAAAGCCATCTTCCAGCGCGCCATCGGCCTGAACTGTATCCTGGCGGAAGCGCCGGAGCGGCACATGCTGGCCACGGAGTTTGTCCGGAACTATTACCGCTATGCCGACCACATGTATCTGTGCCGGCAGCACTCGACGACGTATCCGGACCTTCCGGCCGCCGAGTTCGACTTCGACCTGTTCGCCTCGGGCGAGTATGCGCGGATCCTCGAACGCGAGTGGAATAGCGAATAGTTACGACGAGATCCGCGAAGTAGTCGTCCACCCGGTGACGCGTTCACTGGTTGAGGGCGCGCAGGAGTCCCCGGGCCTGATCGGCAATCGCCTGGTCCTTCGCCGCAGCCGCCTTGGCTGCCTCTATCCGCGCGCGGCCCAGGTCACCCAATTCCGCCGACAACATCGCCACCAATAGCCGCGCGTCCGCTCTCGACGGTTCGAGCTCGGATGCCCGCGTAGCCTCATCGAGCGCCTCGCCCTTCCTCCCCGCCTGCGCCAGGGTTACCGCGTATCCGTATCGGGCGGCGGCGTTGCGCGGCTCGGCGCGGACGGCTCCGGCGAACGCGTTCATCGCCTCTCCAGACTGGCCCGCGGCGTTCAGCGCCATACCCAGCGCCACTAGGATCTCCGGCGAATCGAGATCGGCTGCCGCCGCTTCCCTCAGCATTTTCAGCGACTCCGCCGAGCGCCCCTGCCGCTCGTAGTTCGCTGCGAGGTCATGCATCGTCCGCGCGCTGCCGGGCGAGAGGCGTAGCGCTCGTTCCAGCAATTCCGCTCCTCGGGCGGCGTCACCGTTCGCCGAAAGGTACGCTCCATAACTGCGCAGCGCCGCGACGTGATTCGGGTCGAGCCGTAGCGCCTCCTCGGCTGCTCGCGCCACGCCGGCCGTGCGCCCTGCCTTTCCATATGCTTCCGCCAAATCGTAGTAGCAATCGGCGCCGCAATCCTTGCCGATCGCGTTTTCGAGCGCCGCGATCCCGGGGCCGAGATTCGCACCCGCGCGCACCTGCGCCAACGCAACCGAAAGGACGTCGGGCCGCGGTGGATAGTATGGAACCACCTCGCCCCGATAGGCCCGCGTGTCGCGCTCGGCCCTCCTCGCCGTGAGATTTCCGGGCGGAGGCCGCCGCACTATCCGGTGATCGTTCATCACTACCTCCACCACATCCTCGGTCCGCCGTTTCGGCATATGACACGAGACACACTCGCTTGCCTTGGCGTGCATGGCGCCAGCCGGCGAGTGGTGGCACTGCCGGCACGCCGCGCTCGTCTCCGCCACCGCCTCTGCCCCGCGCTTCACCGCATGTGGATCGTGACAGGTGACGCAATCCATCTCGCTCTTCTGGAAACAAGCCGACTTCCTCAACTGGTAGGCCGCATGGGCGATCTCGAACTTGTCGTCGTAGCCGGATCCGGGCGCATGATCGAAGTGGGTGACGAAGCCGCCCAGCGGCTCGTTGGCGCCGTAGCTGAACACGCCGCGGCCCTCGCGCACCACGGCGTGCGGCAGCGAACGGCTGGTGGATTGGAGATGGCACTGCATGCAGATCTCCATCCGCCGGTCCCTCCCCAGCCGCTTCGGATTCACTACACCCGCGCGGATCTTCTCCACCGGCGCGCCCGAGGATGCCGCCTCCACGTGCGCGGCCGCGGATCCGTGGCAGCGCTGGCAATCGATACCGGACGGCAGGTCGGCCGGGTAGACCGGGTCGGCGAAGAAGGAGTCGCTGCGCCCGGCCATGTTCGGATAGGCGTTGTGGCAGAAGAAGCAGTCGTAGGAGATACGCCGGCGGAACTCTTCGTGATCGGGACGATCGTAGTTTGGGTTCATCGCCCAGTAGCCGCCCTCGACGTACCAGGCGACGGGAAGTTCGATCAACTCATCGCGGGCGTTGCGATGGACGAAGGTCTGCGCGGCGTGGCCGGAGCCGAGGATGTAGTCGATGCGCTTCTCGACGACGTTTCGCTCGGGGCCACCCGGCGGGCCCTCCTGACGGCGCATGTAGGCGGTGCCGTCGCGAAGGGTCATCGTGTACGTACGGTCCGAGGCTTTGTGATAGAAGACGTTGGTGCGGTCGAACGTGGCTTTGGTTCGTTCCCTCGAAAACGGCGCGAACGCCCGGCCCATGCCGGTGCGCGCGTACGACTTCGCGATCTCAGCGTGGCACCCGTTGCAGGACTTGGCCGGAGCCCACGCCGCGGGTTTCGGCGACGGGCGGGAGCACGATGCCGCCAGCGCCAGCGCGATGGCAGCGGCCGGACGAATCACCCCACCAGTCTAACCGCTACTCCTCGCGCAGCATCCGCAGCGGATCGATCCGCGAGGCGCGTAGTCCGGGGATGGCGGAGGCGGCGGCCGCGCACAGCAGAAGGGCCGTTGCGCCGGCTGCCCAAAGACGCGGATCTGTCCCGGAGACGCCGAATACGAAGGCGTCGAGCGAATGACGCAACGTCCAGGCGAGGGCGGTGCCGCCTGCGACGCCCGTCGCCGCGAGCCCAACGCCATGGCGCACGACCGCGCCGAACACGGTCTGCGGCCGCGCGCCGAGCGCTATGCGGATGCCGAGCTCACGACGCCGGCGCTCGACGAGGTATGCGAGGAGGCCGCCGAGTCCGGTGGCGGATATCGCCAGCGCGAGGATCGCGAGTCCGGTGAGCAGGCCGGTGATCAACCGCTCCGTCGTCACAGCGGCGGCGATGTTGCCTTCGATGGTCCGCAATTGGACATAGGGCAGCCGTCCCGCCTCTTTCTCGAAAACCCGGGTGACGGCGGCAACCGCGTCGGCCTGACCGCCGTGGTACCGTACCGCGAGCGACATCCCCGCGCCCACGACACCCGATGCCGAGGCCTCGTTCCAATAGGGCAGGTAGATGGTGGGCGTGCGGCTGTCGCGTATGTTGTGATACTTCGAATCCGCCGCCACTCCGATGATCTCTGTAAGGGGAAGCTTGCCCGGTTTGACGTGCTGTCCGACGGCGGCCGCGGCAGAGCCGAAGTAGCGCGTTGCGGCGGATTCGCTGAGCACCGCGATGGCGGTTCGCTGCGTCGAGGACGGCGGCAGGCCGGAACCCGCGACGATCGGTACACCGGCGGCTTCAAAGTAACCGTCGCCGATCTGGCGCCAATAGAGCTCACGGTCCCGCTCGGAGAGGTCGCCGCGGCCGGGGACCTCCACCGTGAAGAAGGAGAAGCCGCCGGTAAGAGGAACGGTAACCGTCCATCCCGCGGCGGCGACGCTGGGCAGTGCGCGCACGTTCGCCAGGATATGGTCGTACGCGCGGGCCATGTTCTCGCGCGGGATGCCGGCGTTGAACAGGTCCGGCTGCAGGAACACTGCGCCTACCGAGAAGCCGCTGGCGTCGCTGACGAGTCCTCGCAGCGAGGCGAGCATCGTCGCGGCGCCGGCGAACAGTACGAACGAGAGCGCTGTCTGCAGGACAATCAGCGCGCCGCGGATGCGGAACGACGCCGGGCCGTGCCGGGCGGCTTTCAGCGCCTCCTGCGGAGCGGTGCGGCTCGCTCCGATGGCTGGCGCCAACCCGGCCATCAATGTGACGATCAAGAGCAGCACAGCGCTGAAGACGAGCAAACGCCAGTCGAGCGAGGTGTCGAGTTGAATGGCTGGAGATGCCGGACCCGAGATAGCGCCCTGCAACAGGACGGCGAGACCGCGTCCAAGCACAAGTCCACCGGCGGTTCCCGCGGCGGCGACGAGCAGGCTCTCGGTCAGCAGCGCACGCCGGAGCCGGGATGCCGGAGCGCCGAGTGAAACCCGAATGGCGAGGTCATGCCTGCGCGCCGAGGCCCGCGCCATGAAAAGACTCGTAAGGTTGGTGGCGGCGATCATCAGCACCGCGCCCACCGCGGCGAGCAGCAGCCACAGCGGTTGTGCGTAGGTCCGCGCGAGCCAACTGAAACCGGAGCCGGCGTCCCGGGCATCGACCTGCATCGCGAGGAAGTGCCGCCTGGCGTCGCCGCTCAGCGCTGGGTCAAGCGACTCCGCCATTACCCACGGGGAGACGCGTTCGAGGAAGGCGCGCGCGTCTGCGAGGTCGACGCCGGGCTTGAGCCGTGCCCACGTCTGTACGGCGGAGATGCCGCGGTTGGTACGCCAACGGAAACGCGGATAGATGGCCTCAAGCGCACCGAGCGGCACC
Proteins encoded:
- a CDS encoding altronate dehydratase family protein gives rise to the protein MSLVDISLPPAADTAVILLSPQDNIAVARVPLPAGQHVSVDGVEVTLSSAVPMGHKVALRRIEPGGSVVRYGQVMGRASKAIEPGDWVHTHNVAYEELTFEYEFPTGDLPLPRTPPDAPTFMGYLRADGRVGTRNYIAIVAASNCAAHTSELIAASYRDLTLPDGVDGIVAFPHGDGCGMSIGPDSVQLQRTLSGVLDHPNISAAIILGLGCEVNQIDHYLGPGAPHADRLHGMTLQSTGGTSATVDEGRRVIQRMIDQAAAEKRTPAPASKIVLGLNCGGSDSFSGITANPALGWCSDRLAEIGGTPVLAETTEIFGAEHLLVKRARNRAVAERLLSFVSGYKQYLNRFGGSFNDNPSPGNKEGGLTNILEKSLGAVAKAGRSTMTGAVDYAERIASPGFVFMNTPGYDPASLSGLAAGGCNLIVFTTGRGSAIGFPSVPVIKVASNSQTYRRMQDNMDINAGRIADGEASVRQVGDEIFDLMLRVASGERTCAERLGHQEFVPWKIGPVM
- a CDS encoding M20/M25/M40 family metallo-hydrolase: MRSNRFLLFAAVIAATAAEVRAPHLAPEAYREHVKVLASPEMRGRGSGMPELEKAASYIARQFEQSGLRVAAEEPKKYMQAFEVTTNPRLGKSNELSWQVAGKHGKANGLKDFTPFNFSNSGKFEGAVVFAGYGITAHEYGYDDYAGIDVKDKFVLVLRHEPGEFDDKSVFAGKIYTEHAQFSSKATNAKMHGARGVLLVNDIANHAADGDELEPFSKTVGPGQAGIPFVQIKASIADELLAPSGKDLRTLDTAIDEAGRPESFALPDTVRVALRVDMKRETKTVHNVSAYLPGETDEYVVVGAHYDHLGLGEQFSMAPSEAGKIHPGADDNASGTAGVIELAKYFAAKGRQKRGILFLAFAGEELGLLGSAHWVNHPELPIDKAVAMINMDMIGRIRDGKVYVGGLGTGSNFEALMNDAAKTTTLKLEFSDRTGYGSSDHTSFTTKQVPVLFFFSGLHADYHKPSDTWDKIEAGPAVNLLETVAGVVTRLANDPGRPEFVKVAEPARPVSASDPHSGSAPGRGYGPYFGSIPDMAERTDGVLFADVREGSPAAKAGLKAGDRMVEFDAKPIQNLYDFTYALRGKKPGDAVKVKAIRDGKPMEVDVVLEQRR
- a CDS encoding thioredoxin domain-containing protein, which translates into the protein MRLGIASALIAAVACAQHAQPAPKKSALDKATLEAYVRHLVLYPPQVKVTASEPKPSDVPGFFEVTVKAEAGAASEERSFLVSKDGQKILQASVYDVNQNPFQRELSLLKTENEPSIGTPGAPVVIALFSDFQCSYCKQEAEALRKNLLKEFPTQVRVYFKHFPLTQIHPWSEIAAHTGYCVAEQKAAAFWEYHDWAFEKQGEITLENFAARFGEFANAKGLDAAKALECASGPAARRKVALSLAEGKELGVNSTPTMFVNGRKIGGYVPWENLKQIVQFEADYQASEQNAGESCCALPSPSLLTQPAAGSSSKPAK
- a CDS encoding ADOP family duplicated permease, coding for MRSLWSRFLALFRRARLEAELREELEHHREMSRRAMKASGEVSPARAAAMAIGNIAQWHEETRREWTFGCVEDWWTDITHAARVLSKDRTFATISISTLALAIGATTAIFTLLDALLWRPLPVPAPREMVRLVLTRLPPDERAWVNGKPVAANDRPFMPYAMFEAVSSKEGPFASLFALTGNGQMHVEHDGVPRRETVIAVSGGFFETLKVRARLGRTLNSADDTPRSAGGGWPAVISDALHQRMFQRRPEAIGARIAIEQVPAVIVGVAEPGFRGVQPGNSMDAWVPLGALEAIYPRFRWRTNRGISAVQTWARLKPGVDLADARAFLERVSPWVMAESLDPALSGDARRHFLAMQVDARDAGSGFSWLARTYAQPLWLLLAAVGAVLMIAATNLTSLFMARASARRHDLAIRVSLGAPASRLRRALLTESLLVAAAGTAGGLVLGRGLAVLLQGAISGPASPAIQLDTSLDWRLLVFSAVLLLIVTLMAGLAPAIGASRTAPQEALKAARHGPASFRIRGALIVLQTALSFVLFAGAATMLASLRGLVSDASGFSVGAVFLQPDLFNAGIPRENMARAYDHILANVRALPSVAAAGWTVTVPLTGGFSFFTVEVPGRGDLSERDRELYWRQIGDGYFEAAGVPIVAGSGLPPSSTQRTAIAVLSESAATRYFGSAAAAVGQHVKPGKLPLTEIIGVAADSKYHNIRDSRTPTIYLPYWNEASASGVVGAGMSLAVRYHGGQADAVAAVTRVFEKEAGRLPYVQLRTIEGNIAAAVTTERLITGLLTGLAILALAISATGLGGLLAYLVERRRRELGIRIALGARPQTVFGAVVRHGVGLAATGVAGGTALAWTLRHSLDAFVFGVSGTDPRLWAAGATALLLCAAAASAIPGLRASRIDPLRMLREE
- a CDS encoding tetratricopeptide repeat protein; this translates as MIRPAAAIALALAASCSRPSPKPAAWAPAKSCNGCHAEIAKSYARTGMGRAFAPFSRERTKATFDRTNVFYHKASDRTYTMTLRDGTAYMRRQEGPPGGPERNVVEKRIDYILGSGHAAQTFVHRNARDELIELPVAWYVEGGYWAMNPNYDRPDHEEFRRRISYDCFFCHNAYPNMAGRSDSFFADPVYPADLPSGIDCQRCHGSAAAHVEAASSGAPVEKIRAGVVNPKRLGRDRRMEICMQCHLQSTSRSLPHAVVREGRGVFSYGANEPLGGFVTHFDHAPGSGYDDKFEIAHAAYQLRKSACFQKSEMDCVTCHDPHAVKRGAEAVAETSAACRQCHHSPAGAMHAKASECVSCHMPKRRTEDVVEVVMNDHRIVRRPPPGNLTARRAERDTRAYRGEVVPYYPPRPDVLSVALAQVRAGANLGPGIAALENAIGKDCGADCYYDLAEAYGKAGRTAGVARAAEEALRLDPNHVAALRSYGAYLSANGDAARGAELLERALRLSPGSARTMHDLAANYERQGRSAESLKMLREAAAADLDSPEILVALGMALNAAGQSGEAMNAFAGAVRAEPRNAAARYGYAVTLAQAGRKGEALDEATRASELEPSRADARLLVAMLSAELGDLGRARIEAAKAAAAKDQAIADQARGLLRALNQ